Proteins from one Scleropages formosus chromosome 14, fSclFor1.1, whole genome shotgun sequence genomic window:
- the LOC114912228 gene encoding uncharacterized protein LOC114912228, whose amino-acid sequence MEGKLLIYSHILFILMDLTSGVTYSRLNGDVTLTPAIRDTCEEILWKHNNDKVIELVRGQGIREFGKLRGRTTLNQETGELRVRNLEKRHSGRYTAEVLVEKRLQYFTFNVMVIGECAATLLRYAVTRPTVQCEQRDSVGILRCHSEGEMGKYRWEGPNDLLRNWTDQPIELQVSSSDSAYTCVVKNPVSEESSEAFPAERCFKERSAVGALIAVVTVTAAVGLIAGAYCVYRRRATAFADQEEGRKLPERMGPLCQRGWKRIWEPGQKREYIHS is encoded by the exons GTGTGACCTACAGCAGACTGAATGGAGACGTCACACTCACACCAGCCATCAGGGACACTTGCGAAGAGATCCTCTGGAAACACAACAACGACAAAGTCATCGAGTTGGTCAGAGGTCAAGGAATCAGGGAGTTCGGTAAATTGAGAGGGAGGACGACGCTGAACCAGGAGACAGGAGAACTCAGAGTGAGGAACCTGGAGAAGAGACACTCTGGACGGTACACAGCCGAGGTGCTGGTGGAAAAGAGGCTCCAGTACTTCACGTTTAATGTGATGGTCATTGGCGAGTGTGCGGCCACACTGTTACGCT ACGCTGTGACCCGACCAACAGTGCAGTGTGAGCAGAGGGATTCTGTAGGGATTCTACGCTGTCACAGCGAAGGAGAGATGGGAAAGTATCGGTGGGAGGGGCCTAATGATTTATTAAGGAACTGGACCGATCAGCCAATAGAACTACAGGTCAGCAGCTCTGACTCCGCATACACCTGTGTGGTGAAGAACCCTGTGAGTGAGGAGAGCAGTGAGGCCTTTCCTGCTGAACGCTGCTTTAAAG AACGTTCTGCTGTCGGTGCTCTTATTGCTGTCGTCActgttactgctgctgttggttTGATCGCTGGGGCTTACTGTGTTTACCGCAGAAGAGCAACAG CTTTTGCTGACcaggaggaagggaggaagcTACCGGAGCGCATGGGGCCTCTGTGCCAGCGGGGGTGGAAACGTATTTGGGAACCAGGTCAGAAACGTGAATACATTCACAGCTGA